In one Cyanobacteriota bacterium genomic region, the following are encoded:
- the opcA gene encoding glucose-6-phosphate dehydrogenase assembly protein OpcA — LCPMAGADEGVTAQVSAYCPVHKQSRSSLICGEYITLQGTSEALQRVYDLIASLVIPELPRFLWWKAQPDISQDLFRNLCNLATCTIVDSSGFAEPEADLCKVYDLLEQGINVADLNWRRLAAWQELTAEAFDPPERRVALREVDQVTIDYEKGNPTQALMFLGWLASRLNWQPVTYSSQKDSVDYDITHVSFKGPDNRTIKAELAGIPVADVGDVEGDLVGLRLMSSNEKADCCTILCSETTGCMRMEAGGGAQSCSIRQVTSLTDQEAEDLLSQQLQRWGREMLYEESMTVTAQILKLANN; from the coding sequence CCTTTGCCCTATGGCTGGTGCTGATGAAGGCGTAACGGCTCAAGTTTCAGCCTATTGTCCAGTGCACAAGCAAAGTCGCAGTAGCCTTATCTGTGGTGAATACATTACTCTGCAAGGTACTTCAGAGGCACTTCAGCGTGTGTATGACTTGATAGCGTCTCTGGTTATTCCAGAACTACCTCGGTTTCTATGGTGGAAAGCACAACCCGACATTTCCCAAGATCTGTTTCGCAATTTATGCAACCTAGCAACCTGCACGATCGTTGACTCTAGTGGCTTCGCCGAACCAGAGGCTGATTTATGCAAAGTTTATGACCTCTTGGAACAGGGAATTAATGTGGCTGATTTGAACTGGCGTAGGCTAGCGGCTTGGCAGGAGTTAACTGCTGAGGCGTTTGATCCGCCTGAACGGCGCGTCGCCCTTAGGGAAGTGGATCAAGTCACGATCGACTATGAGAAGGGCAACCCTACCCAAGCACTGATGTTCTTAGGCTGGCTAGCTAGCCGTCTAAACTGGCAACCAGTTACCTACAGCAGCCAGAAAGATAGTGTTGACTATGACATTACCCATGTCAGCTTTAAGGGGCCAGACAACCGTACTATCAAAGCCGAGCTAGCAGGCATTCCCGTGGCTGATGTTGGGGATGTTGAGGGAGACCTTGTTGGTCTACGTCTCATGTCTAGCAATGAGAAAGCTGATTGCTGCACCATCCTCTGTTCAGAAACCACCGGCTGTATGCGCATGGAAGCGGGCGGTGGTGCTCAGTCCTGTAGCATTCGTCAGGTCACATCCCTGACGGATCAAGAAGCAGAGGACTTGCTGAGCCAACAACTTCAACGCTGGGGACGAGAAATGCTCTATGAAGAGAGCATGACAGTTACGGCTCAAATTCTCAAGCTAGCCAACAACTAG